A single window of Salvia splendens isolate huo1 chromosome 6, SspV2, whole genome shotgun sequence DNA harbors:
- the LOC121806255 gene encoding uncharacterized protein LOC121806255 isoform X2 has translation MALSRLLQPNSTIRTCRLGYSAATAKFCSSGSSDGDGGRTLQFMDEAVVEDTKIMLPDIVSEAVAKNPSLSEAEVLGNIMAQYSGRHKTTTLSDIFTVHESNPTETTARNDRAKNLTSIHPSHEPSNQPCEEDAEENPFQRLVQTLSIGARHSPFNPTELSRSTCLAKGNSSNADVQGSDKYDRSNLLTFPAGTSTIEVREINKLGFDLELKEQKNCLNVLLPTSNNDQMQRQTKNLTGTESEEHKVLTRDGLQKALSKSGMYLTGQIVVEPAAPGNRSAVITVPALLGDPDIPAALVKNPTRTIRIEQLTEEICSHNIVEALAFCQSKVSSYFLGPSPSVAYVELETETGKERALAKQSINVLGRHLIILRIDCPRTTAVRITSSRFHLSGGDVTQICRSLGDVSASFSRDVNVLDVHFKVSEWPNMVKILNSLNGCVVKGSPVHAEPAPVFPPEVLLALWHNPLERKHLKATAQALLLKLKSKLDTSELDFLENNFFSIST, from the exons ATGGCACTCTCTCGTCTCCTTCAACCAAATTCAACCATTCGCACCTGCAGATTAG GGTATTCAGCCGCAACAGCAAAATTCTGCTCTTCAGGGAGTTCTGATGGCGACGGCGGTAGAACGCTGCAATTCATGGACGAAGCTGTTGTAGAGGATACAAAGATCATGCTACCAGATATAGTAAGCGA GGCTGTGGCGAAGAATCCCAGCCTCTCTGAGGCAGAAGTTCTTGGGAATATAATGGCACAATACAGTGGCCGCCATAAGACTACAACTCTAAGTGATATATTCACGGTGCATGAGAGTAATCCTACTGAGACCACGGCTCGGAATGATAGGGCAAAGAATCTCACATCTATTCATCCATCTCATGAGCCTTCAAATCAACCCTGTGAAGAGGATGCTGAAGAAAATCCCTTTCAGAGGCTTGTTCAAACTTTATCTATCGGAGCACGGCATTCACCATTCAATCCAACTGAGCTTTCTCGCAGCACATGTCTCGCTAAAGGCAACTCATCAAATGCTGACGTGCAAGGATCTGACAAGTATGATAGGTCGAATTTGCTAACTTTTCCAGCTGGGACTTCTACAATTGAGGTCAGGGAGATAAACAAATTGGGCTTTGATCTTGAGTTGAAAGAGCAAAAAAACTGTCTGAATGTTTTGCTTCCCACAAGTAATAATGATCAAATGCAAAGACAGACAAAGAATTTGACCGGAACAGAATCAGAGGAGCACAAAGTACTA ACCAGAGACGGGCTTCAGAAAGCTCTCAGCAAATCTGGAATGTATCTTACTGGGCAGATAGTTGTGGAACCTGCTGCTCCAGGAAACAGGAGCGCAGTAATTACCGTTCCTGCCTTGCTTGGGGACCCTGATATCCCAGCTGCTTTAGTAAAGAACCCAACTAGGACGATAAGAATAGAACAGTTAACTGAAGAGATATGTTCACACAATATAGTAGAAGCTCTGGCCTTCTGTCAGAGCAAAGTATCTAGCTATTTTCTGGGGCCCTCACCTTCTGTTGCTTATGTGGAGCTGGAG ACAGAAACTGGCAAAGAACGGGCGCTTGCAAAACAGTCCATCAACGTCTTGGGAAGGCATCTGATCATACTAAGAATTGATTGTCCAAGAACAACAGCTGTAAGGATTACAAGCAGCAGGTTTCACCTTTCAGGAGGAGATGTTACACAAATATGCAGATCTCTTGGAGATGTTAGCGCATCCTTTTCGAGAGACGTGAATGTACTAGATGTGCATTTTAAAGTTTCTGAATGGCCAAACATGGTGAAGATCCTGAACAG CTTAAATGGATGTGTGGTGAAAGGTAGTCCAGTGCACGCTGAGCCTGCACCGGTCTTCCCTCCTGAGGTGCTGTTAGCTCTCTGGCATAACCCACTGGAACGAAAACATTTGAAAGCCACAGCGCAGGCGTTGCTGCTTAAACTGAAGAGCAAATTGGACACATCCGAATTAGACTTCCTAGAAAACAATTTCTTCTCAATCTCTACTTAA
- the LOC121806255 gene encoding uncharacterized protein LOC121806255 isoform X1, whose product MALSRLLQPNSTIRTCRLGYSAATAKFCSSGSSDGDGGRTLQFMDEAVVEDTKIMLPDIVSEAVAKNPSLSEAEVLGNIMAQYSGRHKTTTLSDIFTVHESNPTETTARNDRAKNLTSIHPSHEPSNQPCEEDAEENPFQRLVQTLSIGARHSPFNPTELSRSTCLAKGNSSNADVQGSDKYDRSNLLTFPAGTSTIEVREINKLGFDLELKEQKNCLNVLLPTSNNDQMQRQTKNLTGTESEEHKVLVRFLQSSVSESALFEFFKNCGEILNIECRNAPRSQFKTASINFKTRDGLQKALSKSGMYLTGQIVVEPAAPGNRSAVITVPALLGDPDIPAALVKNPTRTIRIEQLTEEICSHNIVEALAFCQSKVSSYFLGPSPSVAYVELETETGKERALAKQSINVLGRHLIILRIDCPRTTAVRITSSRFHLSGGDVTQICRSLGDVSASFSRDVNVLDVHFKVSEWPNMVKILNSLNGCVVKGSPVHAEPAPVFPPEVLLALWHNPLERKHLKATAQALLLKLKSKLDTSELDFLENNFFSIST is encoded by the exons ATGGCACTCTCTCGTCTCCTTCAACCAAATTCAACCATTCGCACCTGCAGATTAG GGTATTCAGCCGCAACAGCAAAATTCTGCTCTTCAGGGAGTTCTGATGGCGACGGCGGTAGAACGCTGCAATTCATGGACGAAGCTGTTGTAGAGGATACAAAGATCATGCTACCAGATATAGTAAGCGA GGCTGTGGCGAAGAATCCCAGCCTCTCTGAGGCAGAAGTTCTTGGGAATATAATGGCACAATACAGTGGCCGCCATAAGACTACAACTCTAAGTGATATATTCACGGTGCATGAGAGTAATCCTACTGAGACCACGGCTCGGAATGATAGGGCAAAGAATCTCACATCTATTCATCCATCTCATGAGCCTTCAAATCAACCCTGTGAAGAGGATGCTGAAGAAAATCCCTTTCAGAGGCTTGTTCAAACTTTATCTATCGGAGCACGGCATTCACCATTCAATCCAACTGAGCTTTCTCGCAGCACATGTCTCGCTAAAGGCAACTCATCAAATGCTGACGTGCAAGGATCTGACAAGTATGATAGGTCGAATTTGCTAACTTTTCCAGCTGGGACTTCTACAATTGAGGTCAGGGAGATAAACAAATTGGGCTTTGATCTTGAGTTGAAAGAGCAAAAAAACTGTCTGAATGTTTTGCTTCCCACAAGTAATAATGATCAAATGCAAAGACAGACAAAGAATTTGACCGGAACAGAATCAGAGGAGCACAAAGTACTAGTAAGGTTCCTGCAGAGTTCTGTTTCCGAGAGTGCATTATTTGAGTTTTTTAAGAATTGTGGGGAGATCTTGAACATTGAATGTCGTAATGCCCCAAGGTCTCAGTTCAAAACTGCTTCCATCAATTTTAAG ACCAGAGACGGGCTTCAGAAAGCTCTCAGCAAATCTGGAATGTATCTTACTGGGCAGATAGTTGTGGAACCTGCTGCTCCAGGAAACAGGAGCGCAGTAATTACCGTTCCTGCCTTGCTTGGGGACCCTGATATCCCAGCTGCTTTAGTAAAGAACCCAACTAGGACGATAAGAATAGAACAGTTAACTGAAGAGATATGTTCACACAATATAGTAGAAGCTCTGGCCTTCTGTCAGAGCAAAGTATCTAGCTATTTTCTGGGGCCCTCACCTTCTGTTGCTTATGTGGAGCTGGAG ACAGAAACTGGCAAAGAACGGGCGCTTGCAAAACAGTCCATCAACGTCTTGGGAAGGCATCTGATCATACTAAGAATTGATTGTCCAAGAACAACAGCTGTAAGGATTACAAGCAGCAGGTTTCACCTTTCAGGAGGAGATGTTACACAAATATGCAGATCTCTTGGAGATGTTAGCGCATCCTTTTCGAGAGACGTGAATGTACTAGATGTGCATTTTAAAGTTTCTGAATGGCCAAACATGGTGAAGATCCTGAACAG CTTAAATGGATGTGTGGTGAAAGGTAGTCCAGTGCACGCTGAGCCTGCACCGGTCTTCCCTCCTGAGGTGCTGTTAGCTCTCTGGCATAACCCACTGGAACGAAAACATTTGAAAGCCACAGCGCAGGCGTTGCTGCTTAAACTGAAGAGCAAATTGGACACATCCGAATTAGACTTCCTAGAAAACAATTTCTTCTCAATCTCTACTTAA